The Cyanobacteriota bacterium sequence GACGGGCAAGCACAAAGCGATCAATGCCTGCCAAATCTGGTCGAATCTGAATATTTTCGTAGTTCCCCTGGGCTTGGAGCAAACCCATAACGTCGTTAGCCTGTCCCATCATTGTTTCTACCAGCCAGATGCCACCAGAGCACAAATAGTCTGGGGCGGCCTCTACTAGATGTCGAAGGCAATCTAGGCCATCGTCACCACCATCTAAGGCTATGCGAGGTTCGTGACCGACGACTTCCGGTTGCAGTTCAGGAATCAGCGCTGTAGGAATGTAGGGAGGATTAGCCACTAGGCCAGACACTTGGCCCTTCAGGTGGGTGATTGGCGCAAACCATGAACCGTGATAGAGCTGTATGCGCTCACTGAGTTGATAAGCCTGAATATTAGCTCTAGCTATCGTCAGCGCTTCGGCACTGCAATCAACTGCATGAACTATGGCTTGGGGAAAAGCAGTTGCCAGTCCGATGGCAATTGCCCCGCTACCAGTACCTAAATCTACCCAGTGACAGGCCATCATCTCCGGTTGATCCAGCATCGCACCGGGATCATCCGACGCAGCCTGGGAATTTTGCTCTATTGCCAAATCAACAATTAATTCAGTCTCTGGACGGGGAATCAAAACTGCTGGCGAGACACGGAGAGTGAACTCTCGCCAGTGGACGATTCCTGCCAAATATTGAACAGGAATTCGCTGCTCTAGACGTTGTTGCCAGAGTTGCGTTAGTTCAGGAAGCGATCGCTGGACGGCAATAGCATCATAGTGCTGAAAGGTTCCCAGCCGTAAACTCAGCGAATCTAATTCGGTAACAGCTCGTAGCAGCCAATCTACATCAGCTTGATCAATGCCAGCTTGCTCGGCTTGAGCCATAGCAGCTTGCCGCCATTGCCACAACGATCGTCCCGAAACTGAAAGCACCTAACCTCAGTCTGCTAGCGAGGTCTTGGTGATGGCTGGGGTGGCTGTTGAGAACGAGATGGTTGTCCACCACCGGATTGCAACGAGCGCACATACTCTAGGGATTCCCGTGATGGAATGAAGACAATCTGGTTCAACTGGGGGTCGTTTTTTTCCTGAAGGGTTTGAATGACCCCCTCCAGATTCACAACCCGAATAGCCACCGACGATGCTAGTGCAGGCTGCTGCCGCTTGAAGTTATCCAACAGCGCTTGAAGGTCTTCTTTCTTGAAGAATAAGGGAATCACCTGTTGGTTGCCTTGCTGAATTGTGAGATAGCCGTTGTCTCGGCCACCCGTAGCATAGAACAAGGGCACACCATTGAACTCTTGGACTTGCTGCCCACTTTGACGGAGTAAAGCTATGGCTGAGTCAACCTGTACCTTTACTGGCACTAGGGCAAACTCTAGACGATTAGCTTGGTTGCGTCCAGCCCGCTCCATCTTATAGACTTCTCCCAATGATACGGGCACAACTCGTACTCCTTGAGCCAACTGTGGGTTCCGAGTCCTTAGCCCATCCAGAAATGCTTGTGCATCTTGCTGGCTGATGAACACTCCAGCAACAGGAGGGCGATTTTCTCCCTGTGGTGGGGTAGCCACCAGAGGAGCACCATTAGCATCAGCGATCGCAAACACAGGAATTGGACGCAACTTCTCTTCAACTTGAGCATCTGGCAGCGCCAGTGCTACCGTAACGCCTAGAACAGAAGAGCTAATCAATGCTCCACCAACTAGACCCCAAACCTTACTCCAACGTGCCAGTGCTTTCATGACTCTTTCCGAGAAATCCTTTACTTAACAATTATTCTGCTTATTAGTATCTGCCTACGCTCAATAGATATTGCTCTAGTTATACTCCCAATTCGGGTTAAGTTGCATAACTAGAATGAATGCCAACAGTTGGCAAGCAATCAGGATAATCCAGCCAGCTACCGTGGCGATTGCCATATCAAGACACTAGGACTAGAACTACAGTGGCAGAGTTCCAAATCTATAACCATCGCCTTAGTCAACCATAATCGGGATGACAGGATTTGAACCTGCGGCATCCTGCTCCCAAAGCAGGCGCGCTACCAAGCTGCGCTACATCCCGGTACTACCCGTAAGTCGCCTTCTAGTATATCGTGTCAACCTGTAATCTGCGAACGTCAATCTTAACCATTCTCCACAACTGCTAGACTGGCAAGGGTATCCATCTTAGCGAGAAGAATCTTGTTTAGTCGTTCCATGGTCTAGAGAATTTCACAACTGGCTGCGATCTTTTTGGTGATCGTGTGTTACAGTGTAAATCTGTCGGGGCTTGTAGCTCAGTGGACTAGAGCACGTGGCTACGGACCACGGTGTCGGGGGTTCGAATCCCTCCTAGCCCGTCAAGGATCGAAGGTAAGGTTCTAAAGTAATATTCCTTAGAACTTTGACGCTTGGTGATGCAAGCGGTATTAAAGGGTTCCGAAGCCCTTTTTCTTCTTATCTTTCTTTTTCTTCTTACCGGGTACAGTGCTGCCATAGTCGCGCCAGCCAGGCTGTGGACGACCACTACCTATACCAGCCATAGGGTTCATTCCAGGCACTCCACCCATTCCGGGCATCTGCCCTCTGCCCATTTGTTGCATCAACGATCGCATCCGCTGAAAGTCACTAATTAACTTACTAACCTCAGACTCTCCATGGCCAGAACCTCTAGCGATGCGACGGCGACGACTAGGTGAGCTAGCCAGAAGATCAGGGTTCTTGCGCTCCTCTGGGGTCATGGAGTTAATCATAGCCTCAACCCGTTTGAGCTGAGCTTCCCCCTGACGCAGTTGGTCATCGCTAATCTTATTCATGCCAGGAATCAGTTTGACGATACCACCCAGGGATCCCATCATTTTCATTAACCGACTTTGTTTGAGGAAGTCGTCAAAGTCGAACTTAGCTGAGAGGATTTTCTCCTGCATTTTGATAGCATCAGCCATGTCAACGGCTTCTTGGGCTTTTTCTACCAAGGTAAGAACATCGCCCATCCCTAGGATGCGGGAGGCCATGCGATCGGGATAAAAGGGCTGAAGGGCCTCCACTTTTTCT is a genomic window containing:
- the prmC gene encoding peptide chain release factor N(5)-glutamine methyltransferase; translation: MAQAEQAGIDQADVDWLLRAVTELDSLSLRLGTFQHYDAIAVQRSLPELTQLWQQRLEQRIPVQYLAGIVHWREFTLRVSPAVLIPRPETELIVDLAIEQNSQAASDDPGAMLDQPEMMACHWVDLGTGSGAIAIGLATAFPQAIVHAVDCSAEALTIARANIQAYQLSERIQLYHGSWFAPITHLKGQVSGLVANPPYIPTALIPELQPEVVGHEPRIALDGGDDGLDCLRHLVEAAPDYLCSGGIWLVETMMGQANDVMGLLQAQGNYENIQIRPDLAGIDRFVLAR